The Scylla paramamosain isolate STU-SP2022 unplaced genomic scaffold, ASM3559412v1 Contig18, whole genome shotgun sequence genome includes a region encoding these proteins:
- the LOC135097348 gene encoding uncharacterized protein LOC135097348, producing the protein MTMLGGPETAPGPFPEDQMLRLDRELDQRMMNLLRPRPKVTGQRSPHNMTHRPTHHHPPKPRPTGHIFGLRNGQIEGMGGGVMGVVGDEGGDGVMGGYERWSEGKIVERGGRGEEERIVVYDKERKTGRREKEEEEAKEYSEDRNKEREENYKENTNRNIEGDKENENQSYERRENERLKEKSEHKEDEEEEEKEEDYAIFDEFLDASTRCRLRQLASKVEALSQALHLAREECQQMASSKRESSRAVQAAERECRAMAKQTQVMKQELARLQKTNADLRLRVKELGQECQALRKEASEARQREACRGAGHTSLQGHLTRARAENLNLKEQLVNSKALHKEEVEELRRKLREGEEKRRDVERDRRELRAVTKKQDKLIEILHQQKSHLAAAKATAGLEQKFLSLIAPLHHP; encoded by the exons ATGACCATGCTGGGGGGACCTGAGACTGCCCCGGGCCCTTTCCCTGAGGACCAAATGCTAAGACTGGACCGGGAACTGGACCAGCGTATGATGAACCTTCTGCGGCCCAGACccaag GTCACAGGTCAAAGGTCACCCCATAACATGACCCACAGACCGACACATCACCATCCCCCCAAGCCTCGCCCCACTGGCCATATTTTTGGTCTAAGAAATGGGCAAATAGAGGGAATGGGTGGAGGGGTGATGGGAGTAGTGGGAgatgagggtggtgatggggtgatgggtggtTATGAGAgatggagtgaagggaagattgtagagagaggaggaagaggggaagaagagaggatagtggtatatgataaagagaggaaaacaggaagaagagagaaagaagaggaggaggcaaaggaatATAGTGAAgataggaataaagaaagagaagaaaattataaagaaaacacaaatagaaacatagaaggagataaagaaaatgaaaatcaatcatatgaaagaagagagaatgaaagactaAAAGAGAAGAGCGAGcataaagaagatgaagaggaggaagagaaagaggaagactatGCTATATTTGATGAGTTTCTCGATGCCTCAACACGCTGCCGTCTTCGTCAACTGGCCAGCAAAGTTGAGGCACTCTCCCAGGCACTTCATCTAGCCAGAGAGGAGTGCCAGCAGATG GCAAGCAGTAAGAGGGAATCAAGCAGGGCAGTACAAGCAGCTGAGAGAGAGTGTAGAGCGATGGCTAAACAAACACAGGTGATGAAGCAGGAGTTGGCAAGGCTTCAGAAGACAAACGCTGACCTCAGACTGAGAGTGAAGGAGCTGGGCCAGGAGTGTCAGGCCCTACGTAAg GAGGCGTCTGAGGCAAGGCAGAGGGAGGCATGTAGGGGCGCGGGGCACACCAGCCTCCAGGGGCACCTCACAAGGGCCAGGGCAGAGAATTTAAACCTAAAGGAGCAGCTGGTTAACTCAAAGGCACTTCATAAG gaggaggtggaggagctgaggaggaaactgagagagggggaggaaaagaggagagacgtGGAGAGAGATCGGAGGGAACTGAGAGCTGTGacaaagaaacaagacaaattAATTGAGATTCTTCACCAGcagaag AGTCACCTAGCCGCAGCGAAAGCAACAGCAGGACTAGAACAGAAATTCCTGTCCCTCATCGCACCACTTCATCACCCCTGA